In Vibrio hippocampi, a single genomic region encodes these proteins:
- a CDS encoding EAL domain-containing protein: MNMVFQDEIPLSRYLSLFETKDEGLFLIDSSANIKFYNSLFYHQFAIESDTVSAEQWLSLVYPEDQQALQNNIESLKQGRVESICSQYQLRVRKRDGQYAWIEASVSYKQDNLGHYIVGRHREVTEKIKLQSSLKRLAFYDKQSGLPNHEQLKRHLNQRQTETTLLKIRLGRLETYLYRYGDAIISKVVECLKSCLSIFVDIPHTLYRSGTDSFILLFDVKVTESTLAMMCQGILRQFEIQSYESVYTGKIFIGAYTNYDLEQSADDILMITEQTLNYVTDNVVEQYVIFNNDIRNSIERYVYIENHLKSAIEQDQITIQLQPIVCGRTNAVISFEALARWLDTPFGPIGPHEFVLVAERSGLVNALGEKVLKQACEFILRYNQKWDTQVSVNVNISVLQLLDGNFPLYAAQILEELGVASHLVKLEVTESILLDDKQLAVEQLGKLRQLGFELIIDDFGSGASSTMSLFNLPFSQIKIDRMLATAAMTDRDCLSYIHYITHLCANKGIDVTVEGVEDLAMYQCFIQCRVSKLQGYYLSYPLRDVDALNIDYQHCVSDSQFVE; the protein is encoded by the coding sequence ATGAACATGGTATTTCAGGATGAAATCCCTTTGTCACGCTATTTAAGCTTGTTTGAAACTAAGGATGAAGGTCTATTCCTGATTGATTCATCAGCGAACATCAAATTCTATAACTCACTTTTTTATCATCAATTTGCTATTGAATCGGATACGGTCTCTGCCGAACAGTGGCTGAGTTTGGTGTATCCAGAAGACCAGCAAGCTTTACAAAATAATATTGAAAGTCTAAAACAGGGGCGAGTTGAGTCTATCTGCTCTCAATACCAGTTGCGTGTGCGTAAGCGAGATGGACAATATGCTTGGATTGAAGCAAGTGTCAGCTATAAGCAGGATAATTTAGGTCACTACATCGTTGGTCGGCATCGAGAAGTGACCGAAAAGATTAAACTGCAATCAAGTCTTAAGCGTCTCGCCTTTTATGATAAGCAATCCGGTTTACCGAATCATGAACAGCTAAAACGTCACCTCAATCAGCGTCAGACCGAAACGACGTTACTTAAGATTCGCCTCGGGCGACTCGAAACCTATTTGTATCGTTATGGCGATGCAATTATAAGTAAAGTGGTGGAATGTCTAAAAAGCTGTTTGTCTATCTTCGTGGATATACCACACACTTTATATCGTTCAGGAACCGATTCATTTATTTTGCTGTTTGATGTCAAGGTGACTGAGTCAACGCTGGCAATGATGTGCCAAGGCATCTTGCGTCAATTTGAAATACAGTCGTACGAGTCAGTGTACACAGGCAAGATTTTCATTGGTGCATACACCAATTATGACCTTGAGCAATCGGCTGACGACATATTGATGATTACTGAGCAGACGTTGAATTATGTGACTGATAATGTCGTTGAGCAGTATGTCATTTTTAACAACGACATTCGCAACTCTATTGAACGTTATGTCTATATAGAAAACCATCTTAAGTCTGCTATCGAGCAAGACCAGATCACGATTCAATTGCAACCGATAGTGTGTGGACGTACCAATGCAGTTATTAGTTTTGAAGCCTTGGCTCGCTGGTTGGATACGCCTTTTGGTCCTATCGGTCCTCATGAGTTTGTTTTGGTCGCGGAAAGAAGTGGGTTAGTGAATGCGCTGGGAGAAAAAGTCCTCAAGCAAGCCTGCGAGTTTATCCTTCGCTATAACCAAAAATGGGACACTCAGGTCAGTGTTAACGTCAACATTTCCGTGTTGCAACTGCTTGATGGCAACTTTCCGTTGTACGCAGCGCAGATCCTTGAAGAGCTGGGTGTCGCGTCTCATCTAGTGAAACTCGAAGTGACGGAGTCTATTCTATTAGACGATAAACAACTGGCGGTTGAACAACTTGGTAAATTAAGACAATTAGGTTTCGAGCTTATTATTGATGACTTTGGATCTGGGGCAAGTTCCACCATGAGCTTATTTAATCTGCCTTTTAGCCAAATAAAAATTGATAGGATGTTAGCGACGGCGGCAATGACAGATAGGGATTGCCTATCCTATATTCACTATATTACTCATCTTTGTGCCAACAAAGGCATTGATGTCACGGTGGAAGGGGTTGAAGATCTCGCGATGTATCAATGCTTTATTCAGTGCCGAGTTTCTAAGTTACAGGGATACTATCTTTCTTATCCACTGCGTGATGTTGACGCACTGAATATCGACTACCAACATTGCGTTAGTGATAGTCAATTTGTTGAGTAA
- the cdd gene encoding cytidine deaminase, which translates to MAVTFESALADIPNPIAQSLRSIVSRPNFDATLSAQEFQQLLDLSGLSDDELRVALLPIAACYSYATISEFYVGAIVRGVSGKLYFGANMEFRDTQLGQTIHAEQSAISHAWMNGETGIKDITINYSPCGHCRQFMNELTTADSLSIQLPQVDEQTLAEYLPQAFGPSDLGIKDALMSQQNHAIDIDIDTGSAIISQAAQAFSSSYAPYSRNYSGVALETRTGQIYRGSYAENAAFNPSLPPLQVALSQLILNGALPEHIVSAALIEVSDSKISHLGDTQATLEAINPDIEFEYISL; encoded by the coding sequence ATGGCCGTAACTTTCGAGTCTGCACTGGCTGATATCCCCAACCCAATCGCGCAGTCCCTGCGTTCTATTGTTTCTCGTCCCAATTTTGACGCCACGCTGTCAGCACAGGAGTTCCAACAACTTCTCGATTTATCCGGTCTAAGCGATGATGAGTTAAGGGTCGCTTTGCTTCCTATCGCCGCTTGCTACTCGTATGCGACCATTTCAGAGTTTTATGTCGGAGCGATTGTGCGCGGTGTTTCAGGAAAGCTCTATTTTGGCGCGAATATGGAGTTTCGAGACACCCAGTTAGGTCAAACGATTCATGCAGAACAGTCAGCGATCAGTCATGCATGGATGAACGGTGAAACCGGGATTAAAGATATCACCATCAATTACAGCCCTTGTGGTCACTGTCGTCAGTTTATGAATGAATTGACCACGGCAGATAGCCTATCAATTCAGTTGCCACAAGTGGATGAGCAGACACTCGCCGAATACCTTCCTCAAGCTTTTGGTCCCAGTGATTTAGGTATAAAAGATGCCTTAATGTCTCAGCAAAATCATGCCATAGACATAGACATAGACACCGGCTCTGCGATCATTTCGCAGGCAGCCCAAGCATTTTCATCCAGCTATGCGCCTTATTCACGCAACTACAGCGGTGTTGCGCTCGAAACTCGCACCGGTCAAATCTACCGCGGCAGTTACGCTGAAAATGCGGCATTTAACCCTAGCCTGCCTCCACTGCAAGTCGCGCTGTCACAATTGATATTAAATGGAGCGCTACCAGAACATATTGTGTCTGCCGCCCTGATCGAGGTCTCTGACAGTAAGATCAGTCATCTTGGAGATACACAGGCGACACTGGAAGCGATCAATCCCGACATCGAGTTTGAATACATTTCGCTTTAA
- the purT gene encoding formate-dependent phosphoribosylglycinamide formyltransferase: MFGTATRESASRVLLLGSGELGKEVAIECQRLGLEVIACDRYENAPAMQVAHRSYVLDMLDGDALEAIIAKEKPDYIVPEIEAIATDKLVELEQQGINVVPTANATKLTMNREGIRRLAAEELDLNTSPYQFADSQEEFVAAVEAVGLPCVVKPVMSSSGKGQSVIKSAEDIDKAWHYAQEGGRTGAGRVIVEGFIDFDYEITLLTVRAVDGVHFCAPIGHRQEDGDYRESWQPQSMSANALKAAEYTAEKIVDALGGYGIFGVELFVKGDKVIFNEVSPRPHDTGLVTLIAQDMSEFALHVRAFTGMPINQITQLSPAASAVILGQGTSNNLRYEGLNEALAMPQTQIRLFGKPDIDGRRRLGVALTMRKSVETAIDDAITSAKKVKVIY; the protein is encoded by the coding sequence ATGTTTGGTACTGCAACCCGTGAAAGTGCTAGCCGAGTGCTACTGTTAGGCTCTGGCGAATTGGGTAAAGAAGTGGCGATCGAATGCCAGCGCCTCGGCTTAGAGGTGATTGCTTGTGACCGTTACGAAAACGCGCCTGCAATGCAAGTCGCTCATCGTAGTTATGTCCTTGATATGCTTGACGGTGACGCCCTCGAAGCCATTATTGCAAAAGAAAAACCCGATTATATTGTGCCTGAGATTGAAGCGATTGCGACCGATAAACTGGTTGAGCTTGAGCAACAAGGTATTAATGTCGTTCCAACCGCAAACGCAACCAAGCTAACGATGAACCGTGAAGGCATTCGTCGTCTTGCAGCAGAAGAACTCGACCTCAACACCTCCCCTTATCAGTTTGCTGATAGCCAAGAAGAATTTGTCGCCGCCGTCGAAGCGGTGGGGTTGCCTTGTGTTGTTAAACCGGTAATGAGCTCTTCAGGTAAAGGTCAAAGTGTCATCAAGAGCGCTGAGGATATTGATAAAGCATGGCACTACGCACAAGAAGGCGGTCGCACTGGCGCTGGTCGTGTGATTGTCGAAGGCTTTATTGATTTTGACTATGAGATCACTCTGTTAACGGTTCGCGCTGTCGATGGGGTTCATTTCTGCGCACCTATCGGTCATCGTCAAGAAGACGGTGACTATCGCGAATCATGGCAACCGCAGTCTATGTCTGCTAACGCATTAAAAGCGGCAGAATACACGGCTGAGAAAATTGTCGACGCTTTAGGGGGTTACGGCATCTTTGGTGTTGAGTTGTTTGTTAAAGGGGACAAGGTTATTTTTAACGAAGTCTCCCCTCGCCCACATGATACTGGTTTAGTGACATTGATTGCTCAGGATATGTCCGAGTTCGCCCTCCATGTTCGTGCATTCACTGGGATGCCAATTAACCAAATTACCCAACTTAGCCCTGCGGCCTCTGCGGTCATTTTAGGACAAGGCACATCGAACAATTTACGTTATGAAGGATTAAACGAAGCACTGGCTATGCCACAGACTCAGATACGATTATTCGGTAAGCCTGACATTGACGGTCGACGCCGCCTTGGTGTTGCGTTAACAATGCGTAAATCTGTAGAAACCGCCATTGATGATGCCATCACCAGTGCCAAAAAAGTAAAAGTGATTTACTAA
- a CDS encoding MATE family efflux transporter: protein MHRYQKEASNLIKLATPVLIASVAQTGMGFVDTVMAGGVSAVDMAAVSIAASVWLPSILFGVGLLMALVPIVAQLNGADKQKQIPFEIHQGVVLALIISVPIIIVLLQIKSILNWMDVDVAMMSKTIGYIHAVIFAVPAFLLFQTLRSYTDGMALTKPAMVIGFIGLLVNIPLNWIFVYGKFGMPALGGVGCGVATTIVYWLMFILMLLYAMTTPRLKHIEMFTHWHKPQFKAVSRLFKLGLPVAASIFFEVTLFAVVSLLVAPLGSLVVASHQVAINFSSLVFMIPMSIGAAVSIRVGNKLGANDTDGAAIACRVGLAVGLLSAMCTATATLIFKQPIISLYTDNPEVMSLAMQLLLFAAIYQCTDSVQVVAAGALRGYKDMKAIFNCTFVSYWIIGLPLGYILAMTDALVPRMGVFGFWIGFIAGLSTAAVLLGIRLLWMHKQDKDIQLSFASR, encoded by the coding sequence GTGCATCGATACCAGAAAGAAGCGTCCAATCTTATCAAACTTGCCACACCAGTACTGATTGCCTCAGTGGCTCAAACTGGCATGGGATTCGTTGATACTGTCATGGCCGGTGGCGTAAGTGCTGTGGATATGGCGGCGGTCTCTATTGCCGCCAGCGTTTGGCTACCCTCTATTTTATTTGGTGTCGGTTTACTGATGGCGCTGGTCCCTATCGTGGCGCAACTGAATGGTGCAGATAAGCAGAAACAGATCCCATTTGAAATTCATCAAGGTGTCGTGCTCGCTCTGATCATCAGTGTGCCGATCATTATTGTATTGCTGCAAATCAAGTCGATTTTAAACTGGATGGATGTGGATGTTGCGATGATGAGCAAAACCATCGGCTATATTCATGCTGTGATTTTTGCTGTTCCGGCATTTTTACTGTTTCAAACATTACGCAGCTATACCGATGGTATGGCGTTAACCAAACCTGCCATGGTCATCGGTTTTATTGGACTGCTCGTTAATATTCCACTCAACTGGATTTTTGTTTATGGCAAATTTGGCATGCCTGCCCTTGGTGGCGTGGGTTGTGGCGTTGCCACCACCATCGTGTATTGGTTAATGTTTATTTTGATGCTGCTGTATGCCATGACAACACCGAGACTCAAACACATTGAGATGTTTACTCACTGGCATAAACCGCAATTCAAAGCGGTCTCTCGCCTATTTAAGCTCGGTCTGCCGGTTGCCGCTTCGATCTTTTTTGAGGTTACTTTGTTTGCCGTGGTATCACTACTGGTTGCGCCGCTAGGCTCGCTAGTGGTTGCGTCTCACCAAGTGGCGATCAACTTCTCTTCTTTGGTGTTTATGATCCCGATGAGTATTGGTGCGGCGGTGAGTATTCGGGTGGGTAACAAACTGGGCGCAAATGACACTGACGGCGCAGCCATTGCCTGTCGTGTTGGACTCGCTGTTGGGTTACTGTCAGCGATGTGTACCGCGACCGCGACGCTGATATTCAAACAACCCATTATTAGCCTTTACACCGACAACCCTGAGGTAATGTCACTTGCGATGCAGCTGTTGCTATTTGCCGCAATTTATCAATGTACCGACTCAGTACAAGTGGTTGCCGCTGGTGCACTGCGCGGCTATAAGGACATGAAAGCGATTTTCAATTGTACCTTTGTATCCTATTGGATCATCGGCTTACCGCTTGGCTACATTTTAGCAATGACGGATGCTTTGGTACCAAGAATGGGTGTATTTGGATTCTGGATTGGCTTTATTGCCGGTTTATCCACGGCAGCCGTGCTTTTGGGTATTCGTTTACTGTGGATGCACAAGCAAGATAAAGACATTCAACTCAGTTTCGCATCGCGATAG
- a CDS encoding chromosome partitioning protein ParA, translated as MDKQPESRDDQNEELVIIEEKDKKARLYIAIATALSLAAGGLIGAVITKSDWQQRYRLLNTQYQQQLSQTQQHQSELESQKLQIEADEQLKRRKVLDDALQTHQLELDKLQSEIKSLTAKNGALSKQLADKQQTIAVQQEQNNQLERKADMQSSMFGQSQEIFKRETELQSEIAKLNKEKQQLEKDKPKLEKQCNLYLEGTSWDARSDSCDRFDDLTARLSQINQMLQVHNMDLTHINALKQELGL; from the coding sequence GTGGATAAACAACCTGAAAGTCGAGATGACCAGAATGAAGAACTCGTTATCATCGAAGAAAAGGATAAAAAGGCGCGTTTGTATATTGCGATAGCAACGGCGTTAAGTCTTGCTGCCGGTGGATTGATTGGAGCGGTAATCACCAAGTCAGATTGGCAACAAAGATACCGTTTGCTGAATACTCAATATCAACAGCAGTTATCTCAGACGCAGCAACATCAAAGTGAGTTAGAGTCACAAAAGCTACAGATAGAAGCCGATGAGCAACTGAAGCGCAGAAAAGTGCTTGATGACGCATTACAAACCCATCAATTGGAATTGGACAAGCTGCAATCTGAAATCAAATCGTTGACGGCGAAAAACGGTGCCTTAAGCAAGCAGTTAGCGGATAAGCAGCAGACGATAGCGGTACAGCAGGAGCAAAACAACCAGTTAGAGCGTAAAGCGGATATGCAAAGCTCGATGTTTGGTCAGTCTCAAGAGATCTTCAAGCGTGAAACAGAGTTACAATCGGAGATTGCCAAGCTAAACAAAGAGAAACAACAACTGGAGAAGGATAAGCCTAAATTAGAGAAGCAATGCAACTTGTACCTCGAAGGCACTTCTTGGGATGCACGTTCTGATTCTTGTGACCGTTTTGATGACTTAACGGCAAGGTTGAGCCAAATAAATCAGATGCTACAGGTTCATAATATGGATCTCACCCATATTAATGCACTGAAACAAGAACTCGGATTGTAG
- a CDS encoding alanine/glycine:cation symporter family protein, with protein sequence MNDLHSLLSTIDSFVWGPPLLILLVGTGAYFTFKLGLLQFRHLPTALRFVFSRNGSSGNGDVSSFAALCTALSATIGTGNIVGVATAIKLGGPGALFWMWLAALFGMATKYAECLLAVKYRKTDDKGEMLGGPMYYLRDGVGSKWLANLFAVFALGVACFGIGTFPQVNAILDATEISFGLHRGVAATVLTLLVAVVTLGGIKSIAKVAGKVVPTMAVFYVLACLSVIVMNADQLLDAISLVIVSAFTPTAATGGFLGASIMLAIQSGIARGVFSNESGLGSAPMAAAAAKTDSCVRQGLISMTGTFFDTIIICTMTGLALILTGVWQGDLAGAAMTTQAFATGLNSETFGPLLVSIGLIFFAFTTILGWNYYGERCVVYLMGTKAVLPYKIIFVALVASGAFLHLDLIWIIADIVNGLMAIPNLIGLILLRQVVIDETRLFFANHGKAASAG encoded by the coding sequence ATGAACGATCTACACTCACTTTTATCAACCATTGACTCATTTGTTTGGGGTCCACCGCTATTAATTTTGCTTGTGGGAACCGGCGCTTATTTCACGTTTAAACTCGGTTTACTGCAGTTTAGACACTTGCCAACAGCGCTGCGCTTTGTATTCAGTCGTAATGGTTCTTCCGGTAATGGTGACGTTTCGAGCTTTGCCGCTCTTTGTACCGCACTCTCTGCCACCATAGGTACGGGCAACATCGTTGGTGTTGCAACGGCGATTAAATTAGGTGGTCCCGGCGCTCTATTCTGGATGTGGCTAGCTGCTCTGTTTGGGATGGCGACTAAATACGCCGAATGTTTATTAGCAGTAAAATATCGCAAAACAGATGACAAAGGCGAAATGCTTGGTGGTCCAATGTACTACCTTCGCGATGGTGTGGGTTCCAAATGGCTAGCGAACCTGTTTGCCGTGTTCGCACTGGGTGTTGCCTGTTTTGGTATCGGAACCTTTCCGCAAGTAAACGCGATTCTTGACGCGACTGAAATATCGTTTGGTCTACATCGCGGTGTGGCAGCAACGGTACTGACACTATTGGTTGCGGTTGTTACGCTAGGCGGCATCAAATCGATTGCTAAGGTTGCAGGTAAAGTCGTTCCAACGATGGCGGTATTCTATGTGCTTGCCTGTTTAAGCGTTATCGTCATGAACGCAGACCAATTGCTGGATGCGATCTCTCTGGTGATTGTCTCTGCCTTTACTCCAACCGCGGCAACCGGTGGCTTCCTAGGTGCCAGCATTATGTTGGCGATTCAGTCGGGTATCGCGCGTGGTGTATTCTCAAACGAGAGTGGATTAGGCAGCGCCCCCATGGCCGCGGCAGCCGCGAAAACCGACAGTTGTGTACGTCAAGGGTTGATCTCAATGACCGGGACTTTCTTTGATACCATTATCATCTGTACCATGACGGGTCTTGCATTAATTCTTACGGGTGTCTGGCAAGGTGATTTAGCGGGCGCAGCAATGACGACGCAAGCCTTTGCAACCGGCTTAAATTCAGAGACTTTCGGTCCTCTCTTAGTATCAATTGGTCTTATTTTCTTTGCATTTACCACCATTTTAGGCTGGAACTATTACGGTGAGCGTTGTGTGGTTTACCTGATGGGAACCAAAGCCGTACTACCCTATAAGATCATTTTTGTTGCATTGGTCGCGTCAGGGGCATTCTTGCATCTTGATCTCATCTGGATCATTGCCGACATCGTGAATGGTCTAATGGCGATTCCAAACTTGATTGGTCTGATTCTACTTAGACAGGTCGTTATTGACGAGACACGCCTATTCTTCGCAAACCATGGCAAAGCCGCAAGTGCTGGTTAA
- a CDS encoding bifunctional NUDIX hydrolase/phosphatase PAP2 family protein, which produces MSQFLPYRNVLNLLLLFVLLLSFSSAVWAESSDPVQPTKPSSLPSFQPELIGALCLIRSDDRLLLIREYITHKLSLPGGTIKKGEDPRVTAQRETWEESGIAVDVLDELGRTESAIIYNCQVQSEIIAYNNSNRDQRLELPIFNAPHFGVEVLSAQLVLPKNVNVSQYRYAYQWPLVEHLFESANNQSIRHINHLIDLAPSYQRVQLSWLNSLQTAVKHGPSWLQSMIMLGGEALNLVMQPLILLILLPVFIWQWGRIFTAELVFACVTTSLFVLVTKQGFSLPLPHAYLPSINFTQQSGYSFPDIYLANWSCISLIVMSQIERYYRSRFLIIALVSTAILVFYQFISGAAFLTDMLVGSLIGMLSGWHFVRHYLSNSRDQLAIFIGVKAWSIVLTVAALLTITWPHPSFIGWTTLSLGMLAYALINRQCCSITPMSLLELFVSVAVVIGVLSGFYHWLPSISHETSYVLLSKVSVMVLIVALPALVMFGFRRKKTL; this is translated from the coding sequence TTGAGTCAATTTTTACCTTATCGAAACGTACTTAATTTACTACTGCTTTTCGTCTTACTGCTCTCGTTCTCTAGCGCTGTTTGGGCAGAATCGAGTGACCCAGTGCAACCGACGAAGCCAAGCAGTTTGCCAAGCTTTCAGCCTGAATTAATTGGCGCACTCTGTCTTATTCGCAGTGATGATCGTTTGCTGTTAATCCGTGAGTACATTACGCACAAACTCTCTTTGCCCGGCGGCACGATAAAAAAGGGAGAAGACCCACGGGTGACTGCTCAACGTGAAACCTGGGAAGAGTCGGGCATCGCGGTGGATGTGCTTGATGAGTTGGGACGCACCGAATCAGCCATCATTTATAACTGTCAGGTTCAGTCAGAGATCATTGCCTACAACAACAGTAACCGCGACCAGAGGTTAGAGCTTCCCATCTTCAATGCACCACATTTTGGTGTCGAGGTGTTGAGTGCGCAGTTGGTCTTGCCAAAAAATGTCAATGTTAGTCAGTATCGTTATGCCTATCAGTGGCCATTGGTTGAGCATCTTTTTGAATCGGCCAATAACCAGTCTATTCGTCATATCAATCACTTAATTGACCTTGCGCCGAGCTATCAAAGAGTTCAATTGAGTTGGCTGAACTCACTGCAAACTGCCGTGAAACATGGACCGAGTTGGTTGCAGTCGATGATTATGTTGGGCGGAGAAGCACTGAATTTGGTCATGCAGCCATTGATTCTGCTCATTTTATTACCCGTGTTTATTTGGCAATGGGGACGGATATTTACGGCGGAGTTGGTCTTTGCTTGCGTGACGACGTCACTTTTTGTTCTGGTGACTAAACAAGGGTTTTCATTACCCTTGCCTCATGCTTATTTACCGAGCATCAATTTTACTCAGCAAAGTGGTTACAGTTTTCCGGATATCTATTTAGCCAATTGGAGCTGTATTTCGCTGATAGTCATGTCGCAAATAGAGCGTTATTATCGGAGCCGATTCTTAATCATTGCGCTCGTATCCACGGCAATTTTAGTCTTTTACCAGTTTATCAGTGGTGCGGCTTTCTTGACGGATATGCTGGTGGGTTCATTGATTGGCATGTTGTCTGGTTGGCATTTTGTTCGTCACTATTTAAGTAATAGTCGAGATCAATTAGCCATTTTTATCGGTGTAAAAGCGTGGTCTATCGTACTGACAGTGGCAGCATTACTGACCATCACTTGGCCACACCCTTCCTTTATCGGTTGGACGACATTGAGTTTGGGCATGCTGGCGTATGCACTGATTAATCGCCAATGTTGCTCTATCACACCGATGTCACTTTTAGAGTTATTTGTTTCTGTAGCGGTGGTAATAGGTGTGCTGAGTGGTTTTTATCATTGGCTACCAAGTATTTCCCATGAAACCAGTTATGTGCTGTTATCTAAGGTGAGTGTGATGGTGTTGATCGTCGCATTACCCGCGCTGGTGATGTTTGGGTTTCGTCGTAAGAAAACCCTATAA